A part of Bacillus rossius redtenbacheri isolate Brsri chromosome 1, Brsri_v3, whole genome shotgun sequence genomic DNA contains:
- the LOC134527227 gene encoding zinc finger BED domain-containing protein 4-like has translation MSSEVWKYFVIDRQNSGYAICQICKCTISRGGKSKTTTNMKKHLENKHGSYVHETKKQRLHSSELSEIEENEIDDSSAQNCSSETTLPLSSNSDVRPTATDSSRGSGSVSPRHAEKVGQTNISSRTPNQYRLTPKSQYQPTLQSFIDKTAQFKSTDPRAKSITQHIGRMMCLDNRPFSMVEDRGFTEFVKFLEPRYVLPSRKHFSNTVVPHMYQECRENVNKKLDEAEHVSLTTDMWTSTANDDYLGLTVHFVDSNFVLQHLNIGVIPFPELSHTGNNLCNFITETLEEWKLQSKVVAIVRDNARNITAGLESSEYEHLPCLAHTLQLVVKEGLLNNKNVNNLIANGRRIVGHFKHSCKATKELKKAQATLKMKKHKLIQDEPTRWNSSLHMLQRLLEQKQSVSLASATLQLPVTFSSAEWNLMTNVVNLLSIFNHATLAVSTQCVTASEVIPIINSSTEELRKPAPTGSGVQGIKNDMLAAITLKYSDVEENMLYAVATLLDPRFKHHVFVQDGNVTKAKVFLIEEARKTICLKQPETESVPQTSSQAMESHGMWTFYSNIMKTAPSVSHIASVEDEINVYLEEPIQNSSTNVFQYWKENTKYPCLKKLSKKFLCIPPSTVHSERLFSTAGLIVDQKRNRLDPERVKMLVFLNKNL, from the exons ATGTCTAGTGAAGTGTGGAAATACTTTGTCATCGACCGACAAAATTCTGGCTACGCAATATGTCAAATCTGTAAATGTACAATCTCACGTGGCGGTAAATCTAAAActacaacaaacatgaaaaaacatcTCGAAAACAAGCATGGGAGTTACGTTCATGAGACGAAGAAACAAAGGCTACATTCATCGGAATTGAGCGAgattgaagaaaatgaaatagatGATAGTTCAGCACAAAATTGTTCTTCAGAGACAACCTTGCCATTGTCATCAAATTCAGATGTTAGGCCTACTGCTACTGATTCATCGAGAGGCAGCGGTTCAGTGTCCCCGAGGCATGCTGAGAAAGTTGGCCAAACGAATATTTCATCAAGAACACCAAACCAGTATAGGCTAACTCCTAAAAGTCAATACCAGCCTACATTACAATCATTTATTGATAAAACTGCACAATTCAAGTCCACTGATCCTCGTGCAAAATCAATAACTCAGCACATAGGTAGAATGATGTGCTTAGACAATCGTCCTTTTAGCATGGTTGAAGACAGAGGATTCACAGAATTTGTCAAATTCCTTGAGCCTAGGTATGTTTTGCCCagcagaaaacatttttcaaatactgTTGTACCACACATGTACCAAGAATGTAGGGAAAATGTGAACAAAAAGTTGGACGAAGCTGAACATGTGAGTCTTACAACAGATATGTGGACTTCAACAGCCAATGACGATTATCTTGGTCTaactgtgcattttgttgattccAATTTTGTCTTGCAACACCTCAACATTGGGGTTATTCCCTTTCCTGAATTATCTCACACAgggaacaatttgtgcaattttatcacagaaacacttgaagaatggAAGCTGCAATCTAAAGTTGTTGCCATTGTAAGAGACAATGCCAGGAACATAACTGCTGGCCTAGAATCATCCGAATATGAACATCTGCCATGCCTAGCACATACCCTGCAGCTTGTTGTAAAGGAAGGGCTACTGAACAACAAGAATGTAAATAATCTGATTGCCAACGGTCGTCGCATAGTTGGCCATTTCAAACATTCTTGTAAGGCGACAAAAGAGTTAAAGAAGGCTCAAGCCACGCTGAAAATGAAAAAACATAAACTTATCCAGGATGAACCAACGCGTTGGAATTCATCTCTCCATATGCTACAGCGCTTACTTGAGCAAAAACAGTCTGTTTCTTTAGCATCAGCAACTCTGCAGTTACCTGTGACTTTTTCATCAGCAGAATGGAACCTGATGACAAATGTAGTAAACCTTTTAAGTATTTTCAACCATGCAACATTGGCTGTAAGTACTCAGTGTGTGACAGCCTCAGAAGTCATACCTATAATCAACAGTTCTACTGAAGAGCTAAGGAaaccagcacctactggatcaggtgtacagggcaTCAAAAATGATATGCTTGCTGCCATAACTTTGAAGTATTCTGATGTTGAAGAGAATATGTTGTACGCAGTTGCAACATTACTGGACCCACGATTTAAACACCATGTTTTTGTGCAGGACGGTAATGTCACAAAAGCGAAAGTTTTTTTGATTGAAGAAGCAAGAAAAACTATCTGTTTGAAACAACCTGAAACTGAG TCTGTGCCGCAAACATCCAGCCAAGCAATGGAAAGCCATGGTATGTGGACATTTTACTCAAACATAATGAAGACTGCCCCAAGTGTAAGCCACATCGCATCAGTTGAAGATGAGATTAATGTTTACTTGGAAGAACCTATTCAAAATTCAAGTACCAACGTTTTCCAGTATTGGAAAGAAAATACCAAGTAcccatgtttaaaaaaactgtcaaagaaATTTCTTTGCATTCCACCTTCAACTGTACATTCCGAGCGATTATTCAGCACTGCAGGACTGATTGTTGATCAGAAACGGAACCGTTTAGATCCTGAACGAGTcaaaatgttggtttttttaaataagaatttgtGA